A genomic stretch from Chitinophagales bacterium includes:
- the mltG gene encoding endolytic transglycosylase MltG: MAKKKKQGRVTKYVIAFGSVILLFLLIIGFSFYKKIYAPNVSFSNDKKYLFIPSGSRYDDLIRILTTKKIVRCVENFKWVSAQMNLDNNVHPGRYKLQPYMSNYDLVLLLRSGKQEPVKLVINKFRTKQDLASFVSHQLETDSATLIYALKDEVYLRKFGLKPETAMALFIPNTYEFFWNVNAEQFMDRMKKENDHFWNAARKEEAVKIGLNPVQVIILASIVEEESNYNPEKGIIAGVYINRLRKDMILQADPTVKFAVGNFSLKRVLNMHTRFESPYNTYLHKGLPPGPICTPSVASIDAVLHSVASDYLYFCANPDKPGTHVFSKTYAEQELNAMRYQRWLNQRGI; the protein is encoded by the coding sequence ATGGCAAAAAAAAAGAAACAAGGAAGAGTAACGAAATACGTAATTGCTTTTGGATCTGTTATTCTTTTGTTTCTATTGATTATTGGGTTTTCTTTTTACAAAAAAATCTATGCTCCCAATGTATCTTTTTCAAACGATAAAAAATATTTGTTCATCCCCAGCGGGTCCCGCTATGATGATCTGATCAGGATTTTGACGACCAAAAAAATAGTACGTTGTGTAGAAAATTTTAAATGGGTTTCGGCTCAAATGAACCTGGATAATAACGTACATCCCGGCCGTTATAAACTACAGCCATACATGAGTAATTACGACCTGGTACTTTTGCTTCGAAGCGGTAAGCAGGAACCTGTTAAGCTGGTGATCAATAAATTCCGCACGAAGCAGGATTTGGCAAGTTTTGTTTCTCATCAACTGGAGACGGATTCAGCAACACTGATATATGCATTGAAGGATGAAGTATACTTAAGAAAGTTCGGATTAAAGCCGGAAACCGCGATGGCTTTATTTATTCCAAACACCTATGAATTTTTTTGGAATGTTAATGCCGAACAGTTTATGGATCGCATGAAGAAAGAGAACGATCATTTCTGGAATGCAGCACGTAAAGAAGAAGCAGTTAAGATTGGATTGAATCCTGTTCAGGTTATTATTCTCGCATCTATCGTGGAAGAGGAATCAAATTACAATCCTGAAAAAGGGATTATAGCTGGTGTTTATATTAATCGTTTAAGAAAAGATATGATTCTCCAGGCAGATCCAACAGTAAAATTCGCAGTCGGTAATTTTTCACTTAAAAGGGTTTTAAATATGCACACCCGGTTTGAGTCTCCTTACAATACCTATTTACATAAGGGGTTGCCACCGGGGCCAATATGTACGCCTTCAGTTGCTTCTATTGATGCTGTGCTACATTCAGTAGCGTCTGATTATTTATATTTTTGTGCCAATCCCGATAAGCCAGGAACTCATGTATTTTCAAAAACATACGCTGAGCAGGAATTAAATGCAATGCGTTATCAGCGATGGCTAAATCAGCGGGGAATCTGA
- a CDS encoding GH3 auxin-responsive promoter family protein: MGVKSVLARPYASMISRQIMKWSKDAARAQEYQFHKLIQEGKKTVFGKEHDFKNIASYQDFVDHVSVRDYENLRPYIDRIKNGEDSVLWKGKPIYFAKSSGTTSGIKYIPITKDSISNHIDSARNALLTYISETSNTRFVNGKMIFLSGSPELDKTGDMLTGRLSGIVNHHVPRYLKGNQLPSFETNCIEDWELKVDKIVEETRNEDMTLISGIPPWIQMYFEKLLEKTGKRTIKEIFPNLSLLVYGGVNFEPYRAKLFTTIGTKIDSIETYPSSEGFIAFQDCQTQEGLLLNVDSGIFFEFISFNEASQARPKRLQLKDVEVGENYAIVVSSNAGLWAYSLGDIIKFVSKNPYRIVVTGRTSHYISAFGEHVIGEEVEGALMKAAHAENVEVVEFTVAPQVNPEKGELPYHEWLVEFSTPPENINIFRSKVDNMLRAKNIYYDDLISGNILQPLRITPLQKDAFRNYMKSVGKLGGQNKVPRLSNDRTLADALKPWISN; the protein is encoded by the coding sequence ATGGGTGTTAAATCTGTTCTGGCACGGCCTTATGCTTCCATGATTTCGCGCCAGATTATGAAGTGGAGTAAAGATGCCGCACGCGCTCAGGAATACCAGTTTCATAAGTTAATTCAGGAAGGGAAAAAAACAGTTTTCGGAAAAGAGCATGATTTCAAAAATATCGCATCATACCAGGATTTTGTAGACCACGTATCAGTCCGGGACTATGAGAATTTAAGGCCTTATATAGACCGCATAAAAAATGGTGAGGACAGTGTCTTGTGGAAAGGAAAACCAATATATTTTGCGAAGTCTTCGGGGACAACATCCGGAATTAAATACATCCCGATTACCAAAGACTCCATTTCTAACCACATTGATTCGGCAAGAAATGCATTACTGACTTACATTTCTGAAACAAGCAATACCCGTTTTGTAAATGGGAAAATGATTTTCTTATCAGGAAGTCCGGAGCTGGATAAGACGGGAGATATGCTGACCGGGCGTTTGTCCGGAATTGTAAATCATCACGTTCCACGATATCTGAAAGGGAATCAATTACCTTCATTCGAAACAAACTGCATTGAAGACTGGGAATTGAAAGTGGATAAGATCGTAGAAGAGACCAGGAATGAGGATATGACTTTGATCAGCGGAATTCCTCCATGGATACAAATGTATTTTGAAAAATTATTGGAAAAAACCGGTAAAAGAACAATCAAAGAGATCTTTCCTAATTTATCTCTGCTCGTCTATGGTGGCGTTAACTTTGAACCGTATCGCGCAAAGCTTTTCACCACCATCGGTACTAAAATTGATTCCATAGAAACATATCCTTCTTCTGAGGGCTTTATTGCTTTCCAGGATTGTCAGACACAGGAAGGATTACTTCTTAATGTGGACTCAGGAATTTTTTTCGAGTTTATCTCCTTTAATGAGGCTTCGCAGGCACGTCCAAAAAGGCTTCAATTGAAAGATGTAGAAGTGGGAGAAAATTATGCAATCGTCGTTTCTTCAAATGCAGGATTATGGGCCTATTCTCTGGGTGATATTATAAAATTTGTTTCCAAAAATCCTTACAGGATTGTGGTAACAGGAAGAACCAGCCACTATATCTCTGCCTTCGGTGAACACGTAATAGGAGAAGAAGTGGAAGGCGCCTTAATGAAAGCAGCGCATGCAGAAAATGTGGAGGTGGTTGAATTTACGGTAGCTCCTCAAGTAAACCCTGAAAAAGGTGAATTGCCTTACCATGAATGGCTTGTGGAATTTTCAACACCACCAGAAAACATAAATATATTTCGTAGCAAGGTGGATAACATGCTGAGGGCAAAAAATATCTACTATGATGACCTGATTTCAGGAAATATTTTACAGCCGCTAAGAATAACTCCATTGCAAAAAGATGCATTCAGAAATTATATGAAGTCGGTAGGGAAACTCGGTGGGCAGAATAAAGTACCACGGCTTAGTAATGACCGGACTTTAGCTGACGCATTAAAGCCATGGATCAGTAATTAA
- a CDS encoding thymidylate synthase produces the protein MKQYHDLLKHVLEKGVKKQDRTGTGTVSVFGYQMRFDLSRGFPLLTTKKLHVKSIIYELLWFLQGSTNIAYLQDHGVSIWNEWADEHGELGPVYGKQWRSWLRKDGTEVDQISNVISEIKQNPDSRRLLVSAWNVGEIEEMALPPCHALFQFYVAEGKLSCQLYQRSADIFLGVPFNIASYALLTEMIARVCGLMPGDFIHTLGDAHLYVNHLEQANLQLSRDIRPLPEMKINPDVSSIFSFRFEDFELINYLPHPSIKAPIAV, from the coding sequence ATGAAACAATACCACGATTTACTAAAACATGTTTTGGAAAAGGGTGTTAAAAAACAAGACCGGACGGGTACCGGTACGGTAAGTGTCTTTGGATATCAGATGCGATTTGATCTTTCAAGAGGATTCCCTTTGTTAACAACTAAAAAGCTGCACGTTAAATCTATAATTTATGAATTGCTATGGTTTCTCCAGGGATCAACAAATATTGCCTACCTGCAGGATCACGGTGTAAGCATATGGAATGAATGGGCAGATGAGCATGGGGAATTAGGACCGGTTTATGGCAAGCAATGGCGCTCGTGGTTAAGAAAAGACGGAACAGAAGTAGATCAGATTTCAAATGTAATCTCGGAAATAAAACAAAATCCCGACTCACGGCGCTTACTTGTAAGTGCATGGAATGTGGGCGAAATTGAAGAAATGGCTTTACCGCCGTGCCATGCTTTGTTTCAGTTTTATGTAGCAGAAGGAAAGCTTTCCTGTCAGCTGTACCAGCGAAGTGCTGACATATTCCTTGGTGTGCCTTTTAATATTGCTTCCTATGCTTTACTTACGGAAATGATTGCCAGGGTATGCGGCTTAATGCCAGGCGATTTTATTCACACATTGGGAGATGCTCATTTATATGTTAACCACCTTGAACAGGCAAACCTGCAACTGAGCAGAGATATCAGACCTCTGCCCGAGATGAAAATAAACCCGGATGTTTCCTCCATTTTTTCATTCAGGTTTGAAGACTTTGAATTGATTAACTATTTGCCACATCCCTCTATAAAAGCCCCGATAGCAGTATGA
- a CDS encoding proline dehydrogenase family protein, which translates to MAEVVAPISFENTEIAFSYKSDYELKKAAWLFSLMNNNILVKIGTRLTPIAFQLKLPITRLVRATIFDQFCGGETLEQCVPTTKKLAQHHVETILDYGVEAKETEQEFNKTVTEILKAFRFAQQNKHVPFVSIKVTGIAPFSLLEKIHAQIKLSDKEIFQWNLVKERMHKICNAALNAGIGVMVDAEETWIQDPVDSLAMEMMLSYNKEHPIVYNTIQLYRIDRLDFLRKSFETSKNGKFILAVKLVRGAYMEKERKRAHEKNYASPVQSKKEDSDRDYNAAVEFCFEHIDHLSFCVASHNEESALAAVNIAGQKNLSPDHPHLFFSQLYGMSDNMTFNLAHAGYNVSKYVPYGPVKEVVPYLMRRAQENTSVGGMSSRELMLIKKELKRRKYV; encoded by the coding sequence ATGGCTGAAGTAGTTGCTCCTATATCTTTTGAAAATACTGAAATAGCGTTTTCTTATAAATCCGATTACGAATTAAAAAAAGCTGCATGGCTATTTTCCCTGATGAATAACAATATCCTGGTTAAGATTGGTACCCGGCTGACGCCAATAGCTTTTCAGCTAAAACTACCTATAACCAGGTTAGTCAGAGCTACCATTTTTGATCAGTTTTGCGGAGGAGAAACCCTGGAGCAATGCGTACCCACCACAAAAAAACTTGCCCAACACCACGTAGAAACCATCCTCGATTATGGTGTAGAAGCCAAAGAAACGGAGCAGGAATTTAACAAGACCGTAACGGAAATTTTAAAAGCTTTTCGCTTTGCACAACAAAATAAGCATGTGCCTTTTGTCAGCATAAAAGTGACTGGCATTGCGCCATTTTCTCTGCTCGAAAAAATTCATGCACAAATTAAACTTTCCGACAAAGAAATTTTTCAATGGAACCTGGTGAAAGAGAGAATGCATAAGATTTGCAATGCTGCTCTAAATGCCGGCATCGGCGTGATGGTAGATGCCGAAGAAACATGGATACAGGATCCGGTAGATTCACTTGCTATGGAAATGATGTTGTCTTACAATAAAGAACACCCTATTGTATATAATACCATCCAGTTATACCGGATTGACAGGTTGGATTTTTTAAGGAAATCATTTGAAACATCTAAAAATGGAAAATTTATTCTTGCAGTGAAACTGGTACGCGGTGCTTACATGGAAAAAGAACGTAAACGCGCACATGAAAAAAATTATGCATCACCTGTTCAATCGAAAAAAGAGGATTCAGACCGCGATTATAATGCTGCGGTAGAATTTTGCTTTGAACATATTGATCACCTCAGCTTTTGTGTTGCCTCTCACAATGAAGAGAGTGCTTTAGCAGCAGTGAATATTGCCGGGCAAAAAAACCTTTCTCCCGACCATCCTCACCTTTTCTTCTCCCAGCTTTATGGCATGAGTGATAATATGACTTTTAATTTAGCTCATGCAGGTTACAATGTTTCAAAATATGTTCCTTACGGCCCTGTGAAAGAAGTAGTTCCTTATCTTATGCGGCGCGCCCAGGAAAATACATCGGTAGGCGGAATGAGCAGCAGGGAATTAATGCTTATAAAAAAAGAATTAAAAAGGAGAAAATATGTATAA
- a CDS encoding acyl-CoA thioesterase: protein MYAHEIEIRVRYGETDMMGYLYYGYYSFYYEQARVDTMRSLGIPYKQMEAMGYLLPVSDMHIKFLKPAYYDDIVRIKTIIKNIPVVRHIFHYEMYNHNSELINTAETTLVYLNKETRKPIACPQFILDLLNPYFKEK from the coding sequence ATGTATGCTCATGAAATAGAAATCCGGGTTCGGTATGGAGAAACAGACATGATGGGATATCTCTATTATGGGTATTATTCATTCTACTATGAACAGGCACGCGTAGACACGATGCGAAGCCTGGGTATTCCATATAAACAAATGGAAGCCATGGGTTATTTATTACCTGTTTCAGACATGCATATTAAGTTTTTGAAGCCAGCCTACTATGATGATATAGTAAGGATAAAAACCATAATTAAAAATATTCCTGTGGTGAGGCATATTTTTCATTATGAGATGTATAACCACAATTCTGAGCTGATAAATACAGCCGAAACAACGTTGGTGTATCTTAATAAAGAAACACGTAAACCGATTGCCTGTCCTCAATTTATTCTTGATCTTCTGAACCCATATTTTAAAGAGAAGTGA
- a CDS encoding DUF1761 domain-containing protein, whose amino-acid sequence MGNAIQHLNILAVLLAAVAYFALGALWYSPILFGKQWAALNNINMTDRSSLMRSMVVSFACMLLMALVTGIMMALSRCKHYTDCLEVGILLGAGYAGGILGTTYTYQKKPLPLWFIDIGFHFCGIVLASAIIAAM is encoded by the coding sequence ATGGGAAATGCAATTCAACACCTTAACATTTTGGCAGTATTGCTTGCCGCGGTAGCCTATTTTGCTTTAGGCGCACTTTGGTATTCACCAATCCTTTTTGGGAAGCAATGGGCTGCTCTGAATAATATCAATATGACCGATCGTTCCTCACTAATGCGTTCAATGGTGGTTAGCTTCGCATGTATGCTATTGATGGCTTTGGTTACAGGAATTATGATGGCACTTAGCAGGTGCAAGCACTATACTGATTGTTTGGAAGTAGGGATCCTGCTTGGAGCCGGTTATGCAGGCGGAATTTTAGGCACGACCTATACTTATCAGAAAAAGCCATTGCCTCTTTGGTTTATAGATATCGGATTTCATTTTTGCGGCATTGTGCTGGCAAGTGCAATTATTGCAGCAATGTAG
- a CDS encoding FAD-dependent monooxygenase yields the protein MGDNPEVLIIGAGPTGLMLACQLTRLGIKFRIVEKNKGPTIQSRALAIHAASIEIFSQMGIADKFLTLGKRTKAINYFVKGKIAQRIPLSEFGKLLTEFPFLLMLEQSKTERLLIEFLGQHGHAVEWQTELISYTQDADQVHATIKHEEKGEEITKADYLVGADGAKSIVRRMLNIPFGGQTYPINLFVLDCKVNWNLADDEMYIAFSDYSFAGFFPMPEGRCRIIGFVPKEVSEKEDITFEDINNGFSKRMQMDVALSDPHWISMYHAHHRYVSQFRTGRCFLAGDAAHIHSPVGAQGMNTGLQDAFNLAWKLAFILRQKGKGNLLDSYEEERLPFAKRLVKTTDRAFGITVSNNPFLKIMRMKVAPRMLALILKLNFFSGFIFKNLSQIGIRYEQSLLSRNASYGSFKSNAPKPGERLPYIKFEDASAKLLNLQKKVNGLSLHLFIFSTNDPQSDEKLLADIAKKYESVITTEVIYRISGTKNLYTSLGISKTGCYLVRPDLYIAYRSNGLNANHLKDYLSTFLVS from the coding sequence ATGGGTGACAATCCTGAAGTTCTAATTATTGGCGCAGGTCCAACAGGGTTAATGCTTGCTTGTCAGCTCACACGCTTAGGAATCAAATTTCGCATCGTTGAAAAAAACAAAGGGCCAACAATACAATCCCGTGCGCTCGCGATTCACGCTGCGTCAATAGAGATATTTTCACAAATGGGCATAGCTGACAAGTTTTTAACGCTTGGTAAGCGAACAAAAGCGATCAACTATTTTGTAAAGGGTAAGATCGCACAACGTATTCCTCTCTCTGAGTTTGGCAAGTTACTAACCGAATTTCCTTTTCTTCTAATGTTAGAGCAATCTAAAACAGAACGTTTGCTGATAGAGTTTCTTGGGCAACATGGTCATGCAGTAGAATGGCAAACCGAGCTTATCTCCTATACACAGGACGCTGATCAGGTACACGCAACTATTAAACACGAGGAAAAGGGCGAAGAAATTACAAAAGCAGATTATTTAGTTGGCGCTGATGGAGCAAAAAGTATTGTGCGACGCATGTTGAATATTCCATTCGGCGGGCAAACTTATCCCATCAATTTATTTGTACTCGACTGTAAAGTGAATTGGAACCTTGCAGATGACGAAATGTATATCGCCTTCTCTGATTATTCTTTCGCAGGATTTTTTCCCATGCCTGAAGGGAGATGTAGAATAATTGGTTTTGTGCCAAAGGAAGTGAGTGAAAAAGAAGATATAACCTTTGAGGACATAAATAATGGTTTCTCAAAACGAATGCAAATGGATGTCGCGCTTTCCGATCCTCATTGGATCTCCATGTATCATGCTCATCATCGCTATGTTTCACAATTCAGAACAGGAAGGTGCTTCCTTGCAGGTGATGCTGCACACATACATTCACCCGTAGGTGCACAGGGCATGAATACAGGATTGCAGGATGCTTTTAATCTTGCATGGAAATTAGCGTTTATTTTGCGGCAAAAGGGGAAAGGAAATTTGCTGGACTCTTATGAAGAAGAGCGCCTTCCCTTTGCAAAGCGCTTGGTAAAAACCACTGACAGAGCATTTGGAATAACGGTAAGCAATAATCCATTCTTAAAAATTATGAGGATGAAAGTTGCACCCCGAATGCTTGCTCTAATTCTTAAATTAAATTTTTTTTCCGGATTTATATTCAAGAACCTTTCTCAAATCGGAATACGGTACGAGCAGAGTTTACTTTCCCGAAATGCTTCATATGGTTCATTCAAATCAAATGCTCCGAAGCCCGGAGAACGGCTTCCGTACATAAAATTTGAAGATGCTTCAGCTAAACTTCTAAACTTACAGAAGAAGGTAAATGGTCTTTCATTGCATCTATTTATTTTTTCCACTAACGATCCTCAGAGCGATGAGAAATTGTTGGCAGACATCGCAAAAAAATATGAATCAGTCATTACAACGGAAGTTATCTACCGAATTTCGGGAACCAAAAATCTTTACACTTCACTTGGAATATCTAAAACAGGTTGCTATCTCGTAAGACCTGACTTGTATATAGCATATCGCAGCAATGGACTTAACGCAAATCATCTAAAAGATTATTTGAGCACTTTCCTTGTGTCATAA
- a CDS encoding dihydrofolate reductase, which translates to MIISIIAAVSQNNVIGNNNKLPWHLPADMKYFMQTTLGHHILMGRSTFDSLGKALPKRTNVIITRQPDFKAEGCIVCHDIKSAIEFSEKNLETECFIIGGGEIIRQSLVWADKIYLTRIFHNFQGDTFFPILRDDWVITREDPHEADEKNPFPYSFQVLELAKQDNIK; encoded by the coding sequence ATGATAATATCGATTATTGCTGCCGTATCTCAAAATAACGTAATCGGGAATAACAATAAGCTGCCATGGCATTTGCCAGCAGACATGAAATATTTTATGCAAACCACCCTCGGACATCATATCCTGATGGGCCGATCCACATTCGATTCCTTAGGCAAGGCCTTGCCTAAAAGAACAAATGTTATTATTACACGTCAGCCTGATTTTAAAGCTGAAGGATGCATTGTGTGCCACGATATAAAATCCGCTATTGAATTCTCTGAAAAAAACCTGGAAACAGAGTGCTTTATTATCGGCGGTGGAGAAATTATCCGGCAGTCTTTGGTGTGGGCGGATAAAATATACCTGACCCGCATTTTTCATAATTTCCAGGGAGACACCTTTTTTCCAATACTTAGAGACGATTGGGTGATTACCCGGGAAGATCCCCATGAGGCCGACGAAAAAAATCCTTTCCCCTATTCATTCCAGGTTTTGGAACTGGCAAAACAAGACAACATAAAATAA
- a CDS encoding YihY/virulence factor BrkB family protein, whose amino-acid sequence MTKAGKYLREYSGWNAMLNFSRIKKFPGHSNLSLHDVLSFLVLEIQRDSILTRASAISFNFFVSLFPSILVLFTLIPYLPIPSFQATMLTTLKNVLPNDVFGMLQETIHDIVTRHQGGLLSASLILAMYYSTRGVISIMTSFDKALPTFRRRKFLENLFVSFKITGLLFLLLVISILLFLGGELLIHTVMKILHIENSTSYFSLSVIRWITLLLIFYFSISLIYYYGPAMHKRWRFFTPGSTLATILSVLVSILFSFIINQFGQYNKLYGSLGTIVVLLLWIYYNSLSLLLGFELNASIEMNKHRVAEGLKQVKVV is encoded by the coding sequence GTGACAAAGGCAGGAAAATATTTAAGGGAATACTCCGGCTGGAATGCCATGTTAAATTTTTCCAGGATTAAAAAATTTCCTGGTCACAGCAATCTTTCACTTCACGATGTACTTTCTTTTTTAGTGCTGGAAATACAACGCGACTCCATTCTTACACGCGCATCAGCCATATCTTTTAACTTTTTTGTTTCCCTGTTTCCATCAATTCTCGTTCTGTTTACGCTGATTCCATACCTGCCCATTCCTTCATTTCAGGCCACCATGCTTACTACTTTGAAAAACGTATTGCCGAATGATGTTTTCGGTATGCTGCAGGAAACCATTCACGATATTGTAACACGCCATCAGGGAGGCTTGCTTTCTGCCAGCTTAATTCTTGCTATGTACTATTCTACAAGAGGAGTGATCAGTATTATGACTTCTTTTGATAAGGCGCTTCCTACATTCAGAAGGAGAAAATTTTTAGAGAATCTTTTTGTGTCTTTTAAAATTACCGGCCTGCTTTTTCTTTTACTGGTAATATCCATTTTGCTTTTTTTAGGAGGTGAATTGCTTATTCATACTGTTATGAAAATATTACACATTGAAAACAGCACTTCCTATTTCAGCCTATCTGTTATCAGGTGGATTACTTTACTGCTTATTTTTTATTTCTCCATTTCACTTATCTATTATTACGGACCTGCTATGCATAAACGGTGGCGTTTCTTTACGCCAGGTTCTACGCTTGCTACTATATTATCTGTTCTGGTATCTATACTTTTTTCATTCATTATCAACCAGTTCGGGCAATACAACAAACTATATGGTTCATTAGGAACCATTGTGGTATTGCTGCTTTGGATTTATTACAATTCACTCAGCCTGTTGCTTGGTTTCGAGCTGAATGCCAGTATTGAAATGAACAAGCACCGTGTTGCAGAAGGATTAAAACAGGTGAAAGTGGTTTGA
- a CDS encoding winged helix-turn-helix transcriptional regulator: MGLAKAEEFTIRENKIALYAKALAHPARVAIIEMLLKKQSCVCGVIVEELPLSQSTVSQHLKELINARLIKGDIEGVTTCYCINEKEWLQAKQYLGTLLNSPVSNKNCC; the protein is encoded by the coding sequence ATGGGATTAGCAAAGGCAGAAGAATTTACGATAAGAGAGAACAAAATTGCTCTTTATGCAAAGGCATTGGCGCATCCTGCAAGAGTAGCCATCATTGAAATGCTTTTGAAGAAGCAGTCATGTGTTTGCGGTGTCATTGTAGAGGAGCTTCCCTTGTCTCAATCGACAGTATCACAGCACTTGAAAGAATTAATAAATGCAAGGCTTATCAAAGGAGATATTGAAGGAGTTACCACCTGCTATTGTATCAACGAAAAAGAATGGTTACAGGCAAAGCAATATTTAGGCACACTGCTGAATAGCCCTGTTAGCAATAAAAATTGCTGTTAA